The following nucleotide sequence is from Barnesiella viscericola DSM 18177.
AGCCATACGGCAACGATAAATGAGCCGTATACTAACATTGTTTTATCTGGCTATTCATACCTTTGCTATCGATAATTCAAGTGTAACCAAATACGTATGAAACCCCTGTTATTGGTTTGGCTTATGGCTGTAAGTAGTGGAGTGGGCCATGCCCGCCAGATTGTCGATGTGCACAGTCACAACATATTCCCGTTTTATCGGGAGGTTATTGAGCGTCATGGAGCCGAGATGGAGGAGGGCTTTCCCTTGCCGGCGTGGGAGGTCGATTCGCACCGGGCCTTCATGGACAGCGCGGGTATCGGGTGCACCATACTCTCGATGCCGGCACCTCAACCCTGGTTTGGCGACCGTGACGAGTGTCGTCGGGGCGTGCGACAGTACAACGATTCCTGTGCCCGGTTGAAGGCTGCCAGTCCCGAGCGTTTCCGCTTTTGTGCTTCGTTGCCCTTGCCCGATGTCGATGCGGCCATTGCCGAGGCCGTCTATGCGCTCGACACGCTTGGGGCCGACGGGGTGAAACTGGCTACCAACAGCCGGGGACAATATCTGGGCGACGAGGCGCTCGACCCGTTGATGGAGGTACTGAATCGTCGGAAGGCAGTCATCGTCGTTCACCCCCACAAGCCCGTTCCTGTGAACGAACAGTTAATGGCGAGGTTGCCGCTGGCGGCCTATGAATATCCGGCCGAGACAACCCGTGCTCTGATGAATATGCTGACCCGTAACCTGTTGGTGCGTTACCCCGATGTCAAGGTCGTTGTGCCGCATGGCGGCTCGTTTCTGCCATTGGCCATACCTCGCCTGAAAGCCCTCGTCCCGGTACTGCAAGCCCGGGGTCTGATGGGCGAGGTGAATATCGAGGCCAACCTCTCCCGGCTCTATTACGACCTGGCCGGTGTTACTTCACCGGCCGTCATACGCACGCTGCTCACCATTACCAGTCCAGATCACATCATGTATGGCTCGGACTATCCCTATCAGTCGGCCGAACTCCTGACCCGTAACTTGCGCCGGTTGGAAGCGGCGTTGGCTGTCGACAAGGAACTCTCGGCTTATGCCGATGACTTTTTGTGGAGGAATGCGGCCCGGCTTTTTTTCCTGCCCGTGGATTCCCAGTCCGTAGCCAGTCTGGCGAACCAGCTCCCGACGGTCGTGACCGATACCGATTCGGGTATGCTGGTGCGCATCTCCGAGATAGAGATCTATCCCCAGTATCTCGATGCCTACCTTGCCGCCGCCTTGGAGGTGGGGGCCACCTCGGTGCGTGAGGAGCCGGGCGTGATTGCCATCTATCCCATGATACAGCAGCGCGACTCCTGCCAGGTGCGCATCTTGGAGATATATGCCAGCGGCGAGGCCTACCGGCATCACCTCACGACTCCGCATTTCAAGACCTACAAGCAGGGTACGCTGCACATGGTCAAATCGCTCGACCTGGTCGACATGATACCGATGAACCCCTCGGCCATGTCCGAAATATTTCTCAAAATGAAGCCGGAGAAATAGCTGTCCTGTCTTATCTTTGTCGTATGAATGGACAAGTAGAGAGTCTGGTCAACTACGGGGATATTCTGTTGAGTTGCTGCATTCCCCACGACATGCATGTGGAGCACCGCATGCCGGCGCACTCCATTATTTTCGTCCGTTCGGGCAAGTTGGTCATCGCCGGTCGCGACAAGAGCGAGGCGGTCGAGGCCGGGCAGTATGTCTTTATCCGCCGCGATTGTACCATCGATGTTACCAAGGTACCGTTTGACGGCGAACCCTATCGGGGCATCAATCTGACGTTGCCCCGCAGGGAGTTGAAGGAGTATTACACACGCATAGCCGGTAGCTGCAAGCGGTTGCAGGGAGTCGCACCCATCGGTAAGACGGTGAACGTGTTGCCCCGCACCGTGGCGTTGAAGAGTCTGTTCGATTCGTTCCTGCCTTATACCGACAGTGGCGAGACTCCTGCGACCGAGTGGTTGCAGCTGAAAGTGCAGGAGGCTGTCATGTGTCTGCTGGCTCTCGACGACCGGTTCTATCCGACCCTGTTCGATTTCAACGAGGTGTGGAAAATCGACCTCTTGGATTTCATGGAACAGAATTTCACCGAAGAGCTCAGTCTCGAAGAGTTCGCCTCCTATACGGGGCGCAGTCTGGCCACCTTCAAGCGCGATTTTGCCAAAATCAGCCCCCTCTCTCCGCAGCGGTGGATTCTGGAACATCGTTTGGAACGGGCCAAAAGTCTGCTCCTGGCCGGGGGAATCACGGCGCAGGAGGCAGGTTATCGGGTAGGATTCAAGAATCGGTCGCACTTCTCGCAAGCCTTCAAGAAGCGGTATGGCTGTGCCCCGGCCTATTACCAGCGGCAGAATCGCAAAGATTGATTTCCGAAGCGCCGTTTCACCCGTAAAAAAAGCGTGGGACAGATGCCGACTTTCTCTGTAAAGTTTTCTATCTTTATGACTCCAATTAACGACCAATGAAGGACTATCATGAAGATAACTTTTGAACTATATTACCACACCTGTTGGGGTGAATTGCTCATGCTCTCGGGCGATGTCGAGCCGCTGGGAGCGGGCGACGAAGCCCGGGCCGTCGTGATGGATTATCGGGGCGGCGACCTGTGGAGCTATACCATCGAGGTGCCCTCCTCGACAACTTCGTTCGCGTATCGGTATTGGGTGAAGTCGGGCGATGCGGTGCGTCGGGAGTGGAACCGTCCGCACCGGTTTGTGCCGGGCGAGAAGGTGTCCGAATACCGGTTGCTCGACCGTTGGCGCGACTGCCCCGACGACCTGCCGTTCTACTCCTCGGCCTTTACGCAAGGTATCTTCTTTCGTCAGCACCCCCAGCCGCAACTCGAGCGGCCGGCGGCCGGCACGATCACGTTCAGGGTCTTTGCCCCGCAACTGCGGCCCGACGAACAGCTGCTGCTGGTGGGGAGTTCGCCCGCATTGGGCAGCTGGAATCCCACCCAGGCTCCGGCCCTCGACGATACCGATTTCCCCGAGTGGCACATCACCCTCGATGCCTCGCAAACGGGTATTCCCTTTGAATACAAGTTTGTCGTCGTTCGCACGCAGCAACGGGAGGTCGTAGCGTGGGAATCGGGTGCGAACCGAGTATGCGACGATTCCATGCAGCCCAATTCGGCTGCCGTCGTCGTTTCGGACCTCCGTTTTCAGGCCCCGGAACGTACGTGGAAGGGAGCCGGCACGGCTATTCCCGTCTTTTCGTTGCGTACCGACTACGGTTTCGGTACGGGCGAGTTTCTCGATTTGAAATATCTGGTCGACTGGGCCCTGCGCACCGGGCAGTCCTTTATCCAGCTGTTGCCGGTCAACGACACGACCTTCACGGGCGGTTGGCGTGACTCCTATCCCTACAATGCCAATTCGACCTTTGCCCTGCACCCGCAGTATCTGCGTCTCTCGGAGGTGGGGCGGTTGCGCGACGAGGCCGAACAGGCCCGTTTCGACACTCTGCAACGGGAGCTGAACCTGCTGGCTGAGGTCGATTACGAACGGGTGAACCGGGTCAAGATGGAGTATCTGCGTCTGTTGTTCGACGAGCAGGGCGAGGAAACCCTCGCCAGCGAGGGGTTCAAGAGCTTCTTCCGGGAGAACCGCTTCTGGTTGCAGCCCTATGCGGCATATAGCAGTCTGCGCGACCGTTTCGGCACGGCCGACTTTACCCGCTGGGGCGAGTTTGCCAGCTACGACGAGTCGATGATTGCCGACTACTGCGCCGTGTGGAGTCCCTGGTACCGGTCGGTCGCTCTTTACTATTACATACAGTATCATCTGCATCTGCAACTGGCCGATGTGCGCGAGTATGCTCACCGGGCCGGGGTTGTGTTGAAAGGCGATATCCCCATTGGCATCAGCCGACACAGTGTCGATGCGTGGGTCAATCCCGACCTCTTCCGCCTGAACTGCCAGGCCGGAGCTCCCCCCGACGATTTTTCGGTCGAGGGGCAGAACTGGGGATTCCCCACCTACGACTGGGAGGTGATGGCTCGCGACGGATATGCCTGGTGGAAGGCTCGCTTGCGCAAGATGGCCGGCTATTTCGATGCCTACCGCATCGACCACATCTTGGGCTTCTTCCGCATTTGGGAGATTCCGCTCGATGCCGTTCACGGGCTGTTGGGCCATTTCCATTCGGCCATGCCGCTCTCGCCCGACGAGTTGGAGCAGCGGGGATTTCACTTCGATGCCTCGTGGCAGACCGTGCCCTATGTGCGCGAGGAGTCGCTGACCGACCTTTTCGGGCCCTATACCGATGAAGTAAAGACTCGCTTCCTGATCAACAAGGGGAACGGCCGTTGGGACCTGAACGTGATGATGAATACCCAACGCAAGGTGGTCGACTACTTTGCCGGGGCCGACGACGAGATGAACATACTGATACGCGATGGTTTGTTGAAGTTGCTCGACGAGGTGCTCTTCCTCGAAGATCCCGATAAGCCGGGCTATTATCACCCCCGCATTCTGGGCAGTCGCACCCAGGCCTACCGGGCGCTCGACGAGGAGCAGCGGGGCTGTTTCGACCGCCTCTATGAGGATTTCTTCTACTGGCGGCACAACGATTTCTGGAAGGCCGAGGCGCTGCGCAAACTGCCGGTACTTGTGGCCTCGACCGATATGCTGGTGTGTGGCGAAGACCTGGGTATGATACCCGCCTGCGTGCCCGAGGTGATGGAGCAGTTGCAGATTCTCTCGCTCGAAATACAGCGCATGCCCAAGGAGTGGAATTGCGAGTTTGGCGATGTGAGCCGTTACCCCGTGCGGTCGGTCTGCACCACCTCGACCCACGATATGTCGGGCATACGGAGTTGGTGGACGGAGGACCCCGTGCGCACTCAGCACTACTTCAACCAGGTGTTGGGCGAGGAGGGAACCGCGCCTGCCACTTGCGAACCGTGGATATGCGAACGCATTGTAGCCCTCAACCTCTCGGCCCCTTCGATGCTGGCCATATTGCCCTTGCAGGACTGGCTCTCCATCGACGGCCGTCTGCGCCGGAAGAATCCCGATGAGGAGCGCATCAACATACCGGCCTGCCCGCACCATTACTGGCGCTATCGCATGCACTTGTCGATTGAGCAGCTGTTGGCCGAGGGGGAATTCAACACCCGCCTGCGAGAGCTGATAGCCCGTAGCGGCCGTTGTGTCTGAGAATAACCGGTTCCCTTTTCAGAAGCATACGAAAAATCCCTGGTAACCCGTTGGGTAGCCAGGGATTTTTGTTGAGTATGCAAGACCGAAAGTCCTCACCTCGTAGAGAAGGGGTAGGGCAGCCTTTCGGGTCTGTTTCAGAGTTTGTATCCCTCGAAGTCGTAGAGGACGGTCGAGAGGTATCGCTCGCCGGTATCGGGCAACAGCACCACGATATTCTTGCCCTGGTTTTCGGGACGCCGGGCCAGCTGGGTGGCGGCCCAGGCGGCAGCCCCCGACGAGATGCCCACCAGCATGCCTTCGGTAGCGGTGAGTTCGCGGCTGGTGCGGATAGCGTCGTCGTCGCCGACGGGAATCACCTCGTCGACCACCGAGGCGTCGTAGGTCTTGGGTACGAATCCGGCCCCGATGCCTTGCAGCTGGTGCGGCCCGGGTTTCCCTCCCGACAGGACGGGTGAGCCGGCCGGTTCTACCGCTACAATCCTGACAGCCGGGTTGTGGCTTTTCAATCCTTTGCCCACACCGCTCACTGTGCCACCCGTGCCGACTCCGGCCACGAAGATGTCGACTTCGCCTGCGGTGTCGCGCCAAATCTCTTCGGCCGTTGTTGCTACGTGAGCTGCCGGGTTGGCCGGGTTCTCAAACTGTTGCAAGATGACACTGCCCTCGATCTGCTCGTTAAGTTCCTGTGCTTTTTTGATTGCACCCGTCATGCCTTCGGCTCCCGGGGTGAGCACCAGTTGCGCCCCCAGCGCTTTGAGCAGGTTACGCCGTTCGAGGCTCATGGTTTCGGGCATGGTGAGTATCAGGTGATACCCCCGGGCAGCGGCCACGAAGGCCAGCCCTACGCCGGTGTTACCACTGGTGGGTTCGATGAGGGTGGCATGCGGTTTCAGCACTCCCCGCCGTTCGGCATCGTCGATCATGGCCAGAGCGATGCGGTCTTTCACACTGCCGGCAGGATTGAAATACTCCAATTTGGCAATGACCGTAGCCCCCAACTCGTGCTTGCGGTTGTAGTTCGAGAGTTCCAATAGGGGCGTGTTCCCGATGAGGTCGGTCAGGTTTTTAGCTATCTTTTTCATGACTTGTTCTGTGTTGGGTTGATATGAGGCATCGGCACCTATCGGGCGGCCGCCAGTTCGTAGAGTCGGCTGATTTCTTGCGGCCAGAGGCTCTCGTCGGGCGTTTCGAGAATGAGCGGAATGTTGTCGAAGCGAGGGTCTTGCATGAGGCGCTCGAAGAAGCCGATGCCCAGCACGCCGGCTCCCAGACTGTCGTGACGGTCGACCCGCGAGTTCAGCCCTTTCTTGGCATCGTTCAGGTGCATGCCCCGCAGGTAGTGAAATCCGATTATCCGGTCAAAATCCTTCCACGTCTGTTCATACCCCTCGGCCGTAGCCAGGTCGTATCCACCGGCAAAGGCATGACACGAGTCGATGCATACCCCTACGCGGCTCTTGTCCTCCACCTGGTCGATGATAGCGGCCAGGTGTTCAAACTGGAATCCCACGTTGCTGCCCTGCCCGGCGGTGTTTTCGATGACGGCGGTAACCCCCTGGGTCTTGTCGAGTGTCTGGTTTATCGACTCGGCGATGCGCGACAGACACTCGTCCATCGAAATCTCTTTCAGGTGGCTGCCCGGGTGGAAGTTCAGTAATTTCAACCCCAGTTGTTCGCAGCGCTGCATCTCGTCGAGGAAGGCTGCCCGGCTTTTGGCCAGCCCCTCTTCCTGCGGGTGACCCAGATTGATGAGGTAGCTGTCGTGCGGCAAGATGTGTTCGGGGGCAAATCCATACTGCTCGCAGCGCTCCTTGAATGCCTGTATACTCTTATCCGACAAGGGGGGCGATTGCCACTGCCGCTGGTTCTTGGTGAATAGAGCGAAAGCCTTCGCTCCGATGGTGTGTGCGTTTACGGGAGCGTTTTCTACACCGCCCGAGGCACTTACATGAGCTCCTATGTATTTCATATCGTTGTCTGATAAGTTTAGTCTATTCAAAGATAAGAAAGAGGGTTGGGTTTATTACAATCGGTTTGGATTTTTTTAATGATTATTCAATCTCTTACCTTCGGTATTTCCGGGTTACGGTGGATATTATCTTTATATAATATTGCTTTATTTCGAACCGTCGGGATAGGGGCAGGCCTCGCCCGTAGCCTTGTAGACGGGGCACTGGGCGTCGGTCGATTTCAGGTAGTCGGTCAACTCCCGGGCCAGCGACTCGGCCACTTCGGGCAGTTCGCTCGATAGCTCGTGCTGTTCGCCCACGTCCTCGCGCACGTTGTAGAGTCGTCGTTGTTGCGTCTCCCAGTGGTAGATGAGGTGATAGTCGCCTTTCAGGATTGAGGAGTAGGCCCCGTAGCCCTCCTCCTTGTTCTGGCTTTCGCCCCACAGGTTGGGGAAGTGCCATATGATGGGCCGCTCGTATCGGGCCGAAGGGTTGCGCAGCACATCGGTAAAGCTCACCCCGTCGACGGTCTGTACGGTCGAATACTCCTTTACCCCGGCCATGTCGAGAATCGTGGGGAAGAAATCCTCGATCATTACTCGTTGGTTACACTCGCTGCCAGCCACGGTTACACCGGGCCAATAGACCATCATCGGTTCATGCACACCACCCATGAAGGCCGACCCCTTGCCACCTCGGGCCGGGTAGTTTGGGTCGCGGTTGGCACGGCCCTGACGCACGTTGTTCAGTCCCTGTCCACCGTTGTCCGACATGAAGAGGACGATGGTGTTGGCGGCCACCTCGGGCTGGCTTTCGAGAAAGTCGAGCAGGTCGCCCAGACTCTTGTCCATACCCTCGACCAATGCCGCATAGCGGGCTTCGTTCTCATTGAGCGGAGCATGGAGTTGGGCATCGGGCCGGTTGCGGTAGTAGTCGCTGAATCGGACGTCATCGTCGTAGGGCGAATGTACCGCATAGTGCGACATATAGAGATAGAAGGGGCGCTTCTCCCCGATAGGGAGTTTCATCGCCTCGATGGCTTCGAGGGTGAGTGCCTCGGTGAGGAATATGTTCTGTCCGTAATATTTTTCCAGACCCAGGACCTCGAAGGGAGAGCCTTGTCCGAAATTCCGGGTCCCCAGATAGCTGCCCGGTGCACCGTTGGCTCCACCGGCAATGTTGACGTCGAATCCCATCGTCGAGGGGTCGGCTCCCGAAGTTCCTTTGGCTCCGAAATGAGCCTTGCCGCAGTGTATCGTGTAGTATCCGTTCTGGTGTAGAATCTGAGGCAGCGACGTGATAGGTGTCGAGTTCTTCAAGTCGGCAGCCTGTGTCGTGCCGGCCGGTTGTATGCCGTTGTAGTTCCAGTCGGGCAGTTGGATTACCTCGCTGGTAGCGTCGGTCTTCTGGTCGTAGTTCAGGGTCCAGTTCGTCACCCGGTGGCGAGCTGCATTCATGCCCGACATCAGGCTGCATCGGGTAGGCGAGGAGATGGCACAGGCATACGCTTCGGTAAATTTTACCCCCATGCGGGCCAAGCGCTCCATATTGGGCGTACGGTACCGGTTGTTTAGCGGGGTCGATTCGGAATAGAAGGGAACCGACGTATCCTGCCAACCCATG
It contains:
- a CDS encoding amidohydrolase family protein — translated: MKPLLLVWLMAVSSGVGHARQIVDVHSHNIFPFYREVIERHGAEMEEGFPLPAWEVDSHRAFMDSAGIGCTILSMPAPQPWFGDRDECRRGVRQYNDSCARLKAASPERFRFCASLPLPDVDAAIAEAVYALDTLGADGVKLATNSRGQYLGDEALDPLMEVLNRRKAVIVVHPHKPVPVNEQLMARLPLAAYEYPAETTRALMNMLTRNLLVRYPDVKVVVPHGGSFLPLAIPRLKALVPVLQARGLMGEVNIEANLSRLYYDLAGVTSPAVIRTLLTITSPDHIMYGSDYPYQSAELLTRNLRRLEAALAVDKELSAYADDFLWRNAARLFFLPVDSQSVASLANQLPTVVTDTDSGMLVRISEIEIYPQYLDAYLAAALEVGATSVREEPGVIAIYPMIQQRDSCQVRILEIYASGEAYRHHLTTPHFKTYKQGTLHMVKSLDLVDMIPMNPSAMSEIFLKMKPEK
- a CDS encoding helix-turn-helix domain-containing protein, which codes for MNGQVESLVNYGDILLSCCIPHDMHVEHRMPAHSIIFVRSGKLVIAGRDKSEAVEAGQYVFIRRDCTIDVTKVPFDGEPYRGINLTLPRRELKEYYTRIAGSCKRLQGVAPIGKTVNVLPRTVALKSLFDSFLPYTDSGETPATEWLQLKVQEAVMCLLALDDRFYPTLFDFNEVWKIDLLDFMEQNFTEELSLEEFASYTGRSLATFKRDFAKISPLSPQRWILEHRLERAKSLLLAGGITAQEAGYRVGFKNRSHFSQAFKKRYGCAPAYYQRQNRKD
- a CDS encoding 4-alpha-glucanotransferase, translated to MKITFELYYHTCWGELLMLSGDVEPLGAGDEARAVVMDYRGGDLWSYTIEVPSSTTSFAYRYWVKSGDAVRREWNRPHRFVPGEKVSEYRLLDRWRDCPDDLPFYSSAFTQGIFFRQHPQPQLERPAAGTITFRVFAPQLRPDEQLLLVGSSPALGSWNPTQAPALDDTDFPEWHITLDASQTGIPFEYKFVVVRTQQREVVAWESGANRVCDDSMQPNSAAVVVSDLRFQAPERTWKGAGTAIPVFSLRTDYGFGTGEFLDLKYLVDWALRTGQSFIQLLPVNDTTFTGGWRDSYPYNANSTFALHPQYLRLSEVGRLRDEAEQARFDTLQRELNLLAEVDYERVNRVKMEYLRLLFDEQGEETLASEGFKSFFRENRFWLQPYAAYSSLRDRFGTADFTRWGEFASYDESMIADYCAVWSPWYRSVALYYYIQYHLHLQLADVREYAHRAGVVLKGDIPIGISRHSVDAWVNPDLFRLNCQAGAPPDDFSVEGQNWGFPTYDWEVMARDGYAWWKARLRKMAGYFDAYRIDHILGFFRIWEIPLDAVHGLLGHFHSAMPLSPDELEQRGFHFDASWQTVPYVREESLTDLFGPYTDEVKTRFLINKGNGRWDLNVMMNTQRKVVDYFAGADDEMNILIRDGLLKLLDEVLFLEDPDKPGYYHPRILGSRTQAYRALDEEQRGCFDRLYEDFFYWRHNDFWKAEALRKLPVLVASTDMLVCGEDLGMIPACVPEVMEQLQILSLEIQRMPKEWNCEFGDVSRYPVRSVCTTSTHDMSGIRSWWTEDPVRTQHYFNQVLGEEGTAPATCEPWICERIVALNLSAPSMLAILPLQDWLSIDGRLRRKNPDEERINIPACPHHYWRYRMHLSIEQLLAEGEFNTRLRELIARSGRCV
- the cysK gene encoding cysteine synthase A; the encoded protein is MKKIAKNLTDLIGNTPLLELSNYNRKHELGATVIAKLEYFNPAGSVKDRIALAMIDDAERRGVLKPHATLIEPTSGNTGVGLAFVAAARGYHLILTMPETMSLERRNLLKALGAQLVLTPGAEGMTGAIKKAQELNEQIEGSVILQQFENPANPAAHVATTAEEIWRDTAGEVDIFVAGVGTGGTVSGVGKGLKSHNPAVRIVAVEPAGSPVLSGGKPGPHQLQGIGAGFVPKTYDASVVDEVIPVGDDDAIRTSRELTATEGMLVGISSGAAAWAATQLARRPENQGKNIVVLLPDTGERYLSTVLYDFEGYKL
- the nfo gene encoding deoxyribonuclease IV, translated to MKYIGAHVSASGGVENAPVNAHTIGAKAFALFTKNQRQWQSPPLSDKSIQAFKERCEQYGFAPEHILPHDSYLINLGHPQEEGLAKSRAAFLDEMQRCEQLGLKLLNFHPGSHLKEISMDECLSRIAESINQTLDKTQGVTAVIENTAGQGSNVGFQFEHLAAIIDQVEDKSRVGVCIDSCHAFAGGYDLATAEGYEQTWKDFDRIIGFHYLRGMHLNDAKKGLNSRVDRHDSLGAGVLGIGFFERLMQDPRFDNIPLILETPDESLWPQEISRLYELAAAR
- a CDS encoding sulfatase; this encodes MKKSLSLKSALVLASLSGASLMQAQQQPNIILFLVDDMGWQDTSVPFYSESTPLNNRYRTPNMERLARMGVKFTEAYACAISSPTRCSLMSGMNAARHRVTNWTLNYDQKTDATSEVIQLPDWNYNGIQPAGTTQAADLKNSTPITSLPQILHQNGYYTIHCGKAHFGAKGTSGADPSTMGFDVNIAGGANGAPGSYLGTRNFGQGSPFEVLGLEKYYGQNIFLTEALTLEAIEAMKLPIGEKRPFYLYMSHYAVHSPYDDDVRFSDYYRNRPDAQLHAPLNENEARYAALVEGMDKSLGDLLDFLESQPEVAANTIVLFMSDNGGQGLNNVRQGRANRDPNYPARGGKGSAFMGGVHEPMMVYWPGVTVAGSECNQRVMIEDFFPTILDMAGVKEYSTVQTVDGVSFTDVLRNPSARYERPIIWHFPNLWGESQNKEEGYGAYSSILKGDYHLIYHWETQQRRLYNVREDVGEQHELSSELPEVAESLARELTDYLKSTDAQCPVYKATGEACPYPDGSK